A section of the Oryza sativa Japonica Group chromosome 1, ASM3414082v1 genome encodes:
- the LOC4326521 gene encoding succinate dehydrogenase subunit 4, mitochondrial: MASRLLARSKALALALSRADAAAPGPAAGVQWLRTLSSLPRDPAAAASPAPAPRQPAVGSPLGLSKIPGYEQTSRLSGTQVLPRWFSTGTSNGSSAQQEGATRKVMAFSPLEASIAKPRKGPLTSESWKVKQTELLTRSTYYMIPTLLLVSKNSISTSLLVASVFHQVYMFYKEILLDYVHHDITRKWVFIYFKILLIIMAKETVVYFDLF; the protein is encoded by the exons ATGGCGTCGCGCCTCCTCGCCCGATCCAAAGCCCTAGCGCTCGCCCTGTCccgcgccgacgcggcggcgccggggcccGCCGCCGGAGTGCAGTGGCTCCGCACGCTGTCCTCCCTCCCCCGcgatccggccgccgccgcctcccccgcccccgcgccgcgccaACCCGCCGTGGGGTCCCCTCTCGGCCTCTCCAAG ATTCCAGGATATGAACAGACATCTCGACTCAGTGGTACACAAGTATTGCCTCGTTGGTTTTCTACTGGAACATCAAATGGATCTTCTGCTCAGCAG GAGGGAGCCACCAGAAAGGTAATGGCATTCAGCCCATTAGAAGCAAGCATCGCCAAACCCAGAAAAGGTCCATTGACATCTGAAAGCTGGAAAGTGAAGCAGACAGAGCTACTAACACGATCTACGTATTACATGATCCCAACTCTGCTTCTTGTATCAAAGAACAGCATCAGTACGTCTCTTCTGGTCGCATCAGTATTCCATCAAGTCTACATGTTCTACAAGGAGATCCTTCTGGACTATGTCCATCACGATATCACCAGGAAGTGGGTTTTCATATACTTCAAGATTCTCCTGATAATCATGGCCAAGGAAACAGTTGTCTACTTCGATTTATTTTAA